A single window of Chitinophagaceae bacterium DNA harbors:
- a CDS encoding DUF2200 family protein yields MENPLTKKVRYLDKIIDELAKGKKIKKILRQ; encoded by the coding sequence ATTGAAAATCCTTTAACCAAGAAAGTAAGGTACCTAGACAAAATTATTGACGAATTAGCAAAAGGCAAAAAAATTAAAAAAATTTTAAGACAATAA